In a single window of the Microbacterium sp. SL75 genome:
- a CDS encoding ATP-dependent Clp protease ATP-binding subunit, protein MNATQQPGQEDARSALEQFGINLTDRARQGKLDPVIGRDGEIRRVSQVLTRRTKNNPVLIGEPGVGKTAVVEGLAQRIVAGDVAESLKNKELVSLDISALVAGAMYRGQFEERLKSVLKEITESDGRIITFIDELHVLMGAGGGEGSVAASNMLKPMLARGELRLIGATTLDEYREFIEKDAALERRFQQVYVGEPTVEDTVAILRGLKERYEAHHKVAIADAALVAAASLSNRYIPSRQLPDKAIDLIDEAASRLRMEIDSAPLEIDELRRHVDRLKLEELALKKEKDDASKERLATLRETLAAEQAKLDDLQARWERERASLNRVGDLKTRLDAARVDAERAQREGNLERASRLLYAEIPALERELMVAEREEPAGDRMVNDQVTDEDIAAVIAAWTGIPVGRLLQGETEKLLHLERELGKRLIGQKDAVKAVSDAVRRSRAGISDPNRPVGSFLFLGPTGVGKTELAKSLADFLFDDEHAMVRIDMSEYGEKHSVSRLVGAPPGYVGYEAGGQLTEAVRRRPYSVVLLDEVEKAHPEVFDVLLQVMDDGRLTDGQGRTVDFTNVILILTSNLGSPILIDPTLSIDSKREQVQALVRQAFKPEFVNRLDDIVIFQALSQDDLAQIVELAVDALHKRLRERRLSLAVTPDARSWLSERGYDPMYGARPLRRLIQTEIQNRLAMAILAGTVRDGDVVRVDVASDGDSLVLVSTGPAQPEPGDDDVIEAEIVE, encoded by the coding sequence ATGAACGCCACACAACAGCCGGGGCAGGAGGACGCGCGCAGCGCCCTCGAGCAATTCGGCATCAACCTCACCGACCGGGCTCGCCAGGGCAAGCTCGATCCCGTGATCGGGCGCGACGGCGAGATCCGCCGCGTCAGCCAGGTGCTCACCCGGCGCACGAAGAACAACCCCGTGCTCATCGGCGAACCCGGCGTCGGCAAGACCGCCGTCGTCGAGGGGCTCGCGCAGCGCATCGTCGCGGGCGACGTCGCCGAGAGCCTCAAGAACAAAGAGCTGGTCTCGCTCGATATCTCGGCTCTCGTCGCGGGGGCGATGTATCGCGGCCAGTTCGAGGAGCGCCTCAAGAGCGTCCTCAAAGAGATCACCGAGTCCGACGGCCGCATCATCACGTTCATCGACGAACTTCACGTTCTCATGGGCGCGGGTGGCGGCGAGGGGTCGGTTGCGGCCAGCAACATGCTCAAGCCGATGCTCGCGCGCGGCGAACTGCGCCTGATCGGTGCGACCACGCTGGACGAGTACCGCGAGTTCATCGAGAAGGATGCGGCGCTCGAGCGGCGCTTCCAGCAGGTCTACGTCGGCGAGCCCACGGTCGAAGACACCGTGGCGATCCTGCGCGGCCTCAAGGAGCGGTACGAAGCTCACCACAAGGTCGCGATCGCCGACGCGGCGCTCGTTGCCGCGGCATCCCTGTCCAACCGCTACATCCCCTCGCGTCAGCTGCCCGACAAGGCCATCGATCTGATCGACGAGGCCGCCTCGCGGCTGCGAATGGAGATCGACTCCGCGCCGCTGGAGATCGACGAACTGCGCCGACACGTCGACCGCCTCAAGCTCGAGGAACTCGCGCTGAAGAAAGAGAAGGACGACGCGTCGAAGGAGCGCCTGGCGACCCTGCGCGAGACCCTCGCCGCCGAACAGGCCAAGCTCGACGACCTGCAGGCCCGGTGGGAGCGCGAGCGCGCCTCACTCAACCGCGTCGGTGATCTGAAGACCCGACTGGATGCCGCTCGCGTCGACGCCGAGCGCGCGCAGCGCGAGGGCAACCTCGAGCGGGCATCGCGACTCCTCTACGCCGAGATCCCGGCTCTCGAACGCGAGCTCATGGTCGCCGAGCGCGAAGAACCGGCGGGCGACCGCATGGTCAACGATCAGGTCACCGACGAGGACATCGCGGCCGTCATCGCCGCGTGGACGGGGATTCCGGTGGGGCGCCTGCTGCAGGGCGAGACCGAGAAACTGCTGCACCTCGAGCGCGAGCTCGGCAAGCGCCTGATCGGACAGAAGGATGCCGTGAAGGCGGTGTCCGACGCGGTGCGTCGCTCGCGCGCGGGCATCAGCGACCCGAATCGCCCGGTCGGCTCCTTCCTCTTCCTCGGCCCGACCGGCGTCGGCAAGACGGAGCTGGCGAAGTCGCTCGCCGACTTCCTCTTCGACGACGAGCACGCCATGGTGCGCATCGACATGTCGGAGTACGGCGAGAAGCACTCGGTCTCGCGCCTGGTCGGTGCCCCTCCGGGGTACGTCGGGTATGAGGCCGGCGGGCAGCTCACCGAGGCCGTGCGTCGGCGCCCCTACAGCGTCGTGCTGCTCGACGAGGTCGAGAAGGCGCACCCCGAGGTGTTCGACGTGCTGCTGCAGGTCATGGACGACGGTCGCCTGACCGACGGCCAGGGTCGCACGGTCGACTTCACCAACGTGATCCTGATCCTGACCTCGAATCTCGGGTCGCCCATCCTCATCGACCCGACCCTGTCGATCGACTCCAAGCGCGAGCAGGTGCAGGCGCTCGTGCGCCAGGCCTTCAAACCCGAGTTCGTGAACCGCCTCGACGACATCGTCATCTTCCAGGCGCTCAGCCAGGACGACCTCGCACAGATCGTCGAGCTCGCGGTCGACGCGCTGCACAAGCGCCTGCGCGAGCGGCGGCTGAGCCTCGCGGTCACACCCGATGCCCGGTCGTGGCTCTCCGAGCGCGGCTACGACCCGATGTACGGCGCCCGGCCGTTGCGCCGTCTGATCCAGACCGAGATCCAGAACCGCCTCGCCATGGCGATCCTCGCCGGAACGGTGCGTGACGGCGACGTCGTGCGGGTCGATGTGGCCAGCGACGGCGACTCGCTCGTGCTCGTCAGCACCGGCCCCGCGCAACCGGAGCCGGGCGACGACGACGTCATCGAGGCGGAGATCGTCGAGTAG
- a CDS encoding glycosyltransferase produces the protein MHVVMFADQHLESLGGAQVSMRLQKRFLERAGHVVTVVAPRLHRPADHDAAYLDLPSIAITPDREYALTWPGARTDRFLDAEMGARLPVDVVHVQADFWGAFIGHRYAARHGLPVVHTMHNRVDVGIEATAPFPGLVLRALNAWARRVLPDAVGSRASAPTSDGSVASARGRRVAPSPATPRPADGWAFLRQLAHLSRAVTAPSGHFARRLETHGVADAVDVIWNGIDDDVLDAALSAEAGVRRPGRPRFIWLGRMSPEKRLLPFLEAVVASGIDAEVEIVGGGAQLRAARRLIERSSPVASVIFSGRLPYAETLRRLGDADVVVQTSIGFETQGMTVFEAASLGTPAVVSDPDIAAELGSGVWAVRDATVPALAETLRRAADDVAAGSPIVPDPSIAERFRQSSRTAAMVDVYARAVAAGR, from the coding sequence GTGCACGTCGTGATGTTCGCCGACCAGCACCTCGAGTCGCTCGGCGGCGCGCAGGTGTCGATGCGGTTGCAGAAGCGCTTCCTCGAGCGCGCGGGTCACGTCGTCACGGTCGTGGCGCCGCGCCTGCATCGACCGGCCGACCACGACGCGGCCTACCTCGACCTGCCGTCGATCGCGATCACCCCTGACCGCGAGTACGCGCTGACCTGGCCGGGCGCCCGGACGGACAGATTCCTGGATGCCGAGATGGGCGCGCGGCTCCCGGTCGACGTCGTACACGTGCAGGCCGACTTCTGGGGCGCGTTCATCGGCCACCGCTACGCCGCTCGCCACGGCCTGCCGGTGGTGCACACCATGCACAACCGCGTCGACGTGGGGATCGAGGCGACCGCGCCTTTCCCCGGGCTCGTGCTGCGCGCGCTCAACGCCTGGGCGCGGCGAGTGCTTCCGGATGCCGTCGGGTCTCGCGCGAGCGCGCCGACCTCGGACGGCTCGGTCGCGTCTGCGCGAGGTCGGCGAGTGGCGCCGAGTCCGGCGACCCCGCGCCCCGCCGACGGGTGGGCGTTCCTGCGACAGCTCGCCCACCTTTCGCGAGCCGTCACCGCCCCCTCCGGCCACTTCGCCCGCCGCCTCGAGACGCACGGCGTGGCCGATGCGGTCGACGTCATCTGGAACGGCATCGACGACGATGTGCTCGACGCGGCACTGAGTGCCGAGGCGGGGGTTCGCCGGCCCGGCCGCCCGCGGTTCATCTGGCTCGGCCGCATGAGTCCCGAGAAGCGCCTGCTGCCGTTCCTCGAGGCGGTCGTCGCCTCGGGAATCGACGCCGAGGTCGAGATCGTCGGCGGCGGGGCCCAGCTGCGCGCCGCGCGACGACTGATCGAACGGTCGTCGCCCGTGGCCTCGGTGATCTTCTCGGGCCGCCTTCCCTACGCCGAGACGCTCCGGCGTCTCGGCGATGCCGACGTCGTCGTGCAGACCTCGATCGGGTTCGAGACCCAGGGCATGACGGTGTTCGAGGCGGCCTCGCTGGGGACCCCCGCCGTGGTGAGCGACCCCGACATCGCCGCCGAGCTCGGCTCGGGCGTCTGGGCGGTTCGGGATGCCACGGTCCCGGCGCTTGCGGAGACCCTGCGCCGTGCCGCGGACGACGTCGCCGCCGGCTCACCGATCGTGCCCGATCCCTCCATCGCCGAGCGGTTCCGCCAGTCCTCGCGCACAGCGGCGATGGTCGACGTGTACGCTCGCGCGGTCGCCGCGGGCCGCTAA
- a CDS encoding GlxA family transcriptional regulator gives MRSVAVVIQPGFAPFEFGLACEAFGLDRSDDGIPNFDFRIVAPHPGVVPSNIGFSVNVEHGLDAAADVDILVLAPIPRAQWGAVDPRVIEVVRRAHERGAWLLSVCSGSFVIAASGVLDGKRATTHWRYADVMARMYPGIEVDPDVLYVQSGNIITSAGTAAGLDASLHLLRQELGSELANRIARRMVVAPQRDGGQAQFIASPIPIDSSLSLAPVTEWMLQNLDAELSVDRLAARAHMSPRTFARRFKADLGVTPAAWLARQRLLHAQRMLEQTDLGLDRIAAECGFGSAAVLRQNFARTMGLTPTAYRARFSCGEPVASGADVPARDEEPIPA, from the coding sequence ATGCGCTCGGTCGCCGTCGTCATCCAGCCCGGGTTCGCCCCGTTCGAGTTCGGTCTCGCCTGCGAGGCGTTCGGCTTGGACCGCAGCGATGACGGCATCCCGAACTTCGACTTCCGAATCGTCGCGCCCCACCCCGGTGTCGTGCCGTCGAACATCGGGTTCTCGGTCAACGTCGAACACGGACTGGATGCGGCCGCCGACGTCGACATTCTCGTGCTCGCGCCGATACCGCGCGCGCAGTGGGGAGCCGTCGACCCGCGCGTGATCGAGGTCGTCCGTCGGGCTCACGAGCGCGGCGCCTGGTTGCTGAGCGTATGCAGCGGGTCGTTCGTGATCGCGGCATCCGGAGTCCTCGACGGCAAGCGGGCGACGACGCACTGGCGCTACGCCGACGTCATGGCGCGGATGTACCCCGGGATCGAGGTGGATCCCGATGTGCTCTACGTGCAGTCCGGGAACATCATCACCAGTGCCGGCACCGCCGCCGGGCTCGACGCGAGCCTTCACCTGCTGCGTCAGGAGCTGGGCTCCGAACTCGCCAACCGCATCGCCCGTCGCATGGTCGTGGCGCCCCAGCGCGACGGAGGCCAAGCGCAGTTCATCGCCTCACCGATCCCGATCGATTCCTCGCTCTCGCTCGCCCCGGTCACCGAGTGGATGCTGCAGAACCTGGATGCCGAGCTCTCGGTCGACCGGCTCGCGGCGCGCGCCCACATGTCGCCGCGCACCTTCGCTCGGCGGTTCAAGGCGGACCTGGGGGTGACCCCGGCCGCGTGGCTCGCGCGTCAGCGTCTGCTGCACGCCCAGCGGATGCTCGAGCAGACCGACCTGGGCCTCGATCGGATCGCCGCGGAGTGCGGTTTCGGCTCGGCCGCGGTGCTGCGCCAGAACTTCGCCCGCACGATGGGGCTGACCCCCACGGCGTACCGCGCGCGTTTCTCGTGCGGCGAGCCCGTGGCATCCGGGGCTGATGTTCCCGCGCGGGATGAGGAACCGATCCCGGCCTGA
- a CDS encoding glycosyltransferase, whose translation MTTPATPADPPAPAASSDSSTAPEAVPTPDRPLRILIGADTFLPHVNGAARFAERLAAGLVARGHEVHVAAPSAQHGKVGTGTEVIEDQPMTVHRLPSHRFLPHDWLTFVFPWRAKHYARILLDEIKPDVVHIQSHIIIGRGLAREARKRGIPVIATNHVMAENILDFTTLPDALDRLFVKLAWADAERTFKMTRAVTTPTRKAADFLESTIDISGVIPISCGIDRSNYRPDFTPRDANRILFVGRLTTEKHIDVVLTALSQLDPALDATFDIVGGGDQRAKLETLAQQLGVASRVTFHGHASEEDLRTLYSRASVFAIASIAELQSIATMEAMASGLPIVAANAVALPHLVHEGDNGYLFEPGNAEELAARLTDVLSAAPDERKRMQQASLDAVAVHDINRTLDTFEALYRGRPLPE comes from the coding sequence GTGACCACTCCTGCGACGCCCGCCGATCCTCCCGCGCCCGCCGCGTCGAGCGACTCCTCGACCGCGCCCGAAGCGGTGCCGACCCCCGATCGGCCGCTGCGGATCCTCATCGGCGCCGACACCTTCCTCCCGCACGTCAACGGTGCCGCCCGCTTCGCCGAACGTCTTGCGGCGGGTCTCGTCGCCCGCGGACACGAGGTGCACGTCGCGGCCCCCAGCGCGCAGCACGGCAAGGTCGGCACCGGCACAGAGGTCATCGAAGACCAGCCGATGACGGTGCACCGGCTGCCCTCTCACCGCTTCCTGCCGCACGACTGGCTCACCTTCGTGTTCCCGTGGCGCGCGAAGCACTACGCCCGCATCCTGCTCGACGAGATCAAGCCCGATGTCGTGCACATCCAGTCGCACATCATCATCGGTCGCGGTCTCGCCCGTGAGGCGCGCAAGCGCGGCATCCCGGTGATCGCGACGAACCACGTGATGGCCGAGAACATCCTCGATTTCACGACCCTGCCCGACGCGCTCGACCGCCTCTTCGTGAAGCTGGCCTGGGCCGACGCGGAGCGCACGTTCAAGATGACGCGTGCGGTGACGACCCCCACCCGCAAGGCGGCCGACTTCCTCGAGTCGACGATCGACATCTCGGGCGTCATCCCCATCTCGTGCGGTATCGACCGCTCCAACTACCGGCCCGACTTCACGCCGCGCGACGCCAACCGCATCCTGTTCGTCGGGCGCCTGACGACCGAGAAGCACATCGACGTCGTGCTGACGGCGTTGTCGCAGCTCGACCCCGCTCTCGATGCCACCTTCGACATCGTCGGCGGCGGCGACCAGCGCGCCAAGCTCGAGACCCTCGCGCAGCAGCTCGGAGTCGCCTCGCGGGTGACGTTCCACGGACACGCCTCCGAAGAGGACCTGCGCACGCTGTACTCACGGGCCAGTGTCTTCGCCATCGCCTCGATCGCGGAGCTGCAGTCGATCGCCACGATGGAGGCCATGGCATCCGGCCTGCCGATCGTCGCCGCGAACGCCGTGGCCCTCCCGCACCTCGTGCACGAGGGAGACAACGGCTACCTCTTCGAGCCGGGCAATGCCGAAGAGCTCGCCGCGCGCCTGACCGACGTGCTCAGTGCGGCTCCCGACGAGCGGAAGCGTATGCAGCAGGCGTCCCTCGATGCCGTCGCCGTGCACGACATCAACCGCACGCTCGACACCTTCGAGGCGCTGTACCGCGGTCGACCGCTGCCGGAGTAA